One genomic segment of Profundibacter amoris includes these proteins:
- a CDS encoding FliI/YscN family ATPase: MVTDIDCLTAEVAAMRPVRNVGRVVEVGRGTLTVRGLSGCASLGDQVRITHRDAVMGGEVLQLSRDTVVVLPDHSAEGVVIGDRVTLLGQALIAPDSSWIGRVIDPSGQPMDGRPMMRGVQPRPMRASPPKATRRRALGERLETGLAIFNTLLPIVRGQRIGLFAGSGVGKSTLLSKFARGVSADVVVIALVGERGREVREFVDHVLGPEGMKRAVVVAATSDQSPLVRRRCAWTAMAVAEHFRDQGQHVLFLADSITRFAEAHREVALASGEVASLRGYPPSTSHMIMSLCERAGPGVGTAGDITALFSVLVAGSDMEEPVADILRGVLDGHVVMDRKIAERGRFPAIDLLRSVSRSLPAAATPEENELISNARRLLGAYDRAEMMIQAGLYTAGSDPLIDEAISVWSKLDAFLAEDEQEGTAASFLRLASCLMQDREDTESA; the protein is encoded by the coding sequence ATGGTTACAGATATTGATTGCCTAACCGCCGAGGTGGCGGCGATGCGCCCCGTCCGCAATGTAGGCCGTGTAGTCGAGGTGGGGCGCGGTACGTTAACTGTGCGCGGGTTGTCGGGCTGCGCCAGTCTGGGCGACCAGGTGCGCATTACCCATCGTGATGCGGTGATGGGCGGCGAGGTGCTGCAACTGTCGCGGGATACGGTGGTGGTTTTGCCAGATCATTCTGCCGAAGGGGTGGTGATCGGCGATCGGGTTACGTTGTTGGGGCAGGCCTTGATCGCGCCTGACAGCAGTTGGATCGGGCGGGTGATTGACCCTTCGGGTCAACCAATGGACGGGCGGCCAATGATGCGCGGGGTGCAACCGCGTCCGATGCGGGCTTCACCGCCAAAGGCAACCCGGCGGCGGGCGTTGGGGGAACGGCTGGAAACCGGTCTGGCAATTTTCAACACATTGTTGCCGATTGTGCGGGGGCAGCGGATTGGCCTGTTTGCCGGGTCCGGCGTGGGCAAATCTACCCTGTTGTCCAAGTTTGCCCGCGGGGTTAGCGCCGATGTGGTGGTGATTGCGCTGGTCGGGGAGCGCGGGCGCGAGGTGCGCGAATTTGTCGATCATGTGCTTGGTCCCGAAGGGATGAAGCGGGCGGTTGTGGTGGCGGCAACGTCAGACCAGTCGCCATTGGTGCGTCGCCGTTGCGCCTGGACGGCGATGGCCGTGGCCGAACATTTTCGCGATCAGGGGCAACATGTTCTGTTTTTGGCCGATTCGATCACCCGCTTTGCCGAGGCCCACCGCGAGGTCGCACTGGCGTCGGGCGAGGTTGCCTCGTTGCGGGGCTACCCCCCTTCCACCTCGCATATGATCATGTCGCTTTGCGAGCGTGCCGGGCCGGGTGTGGGCACCGCAGGCGACATCACCGCGCTGTTCAGCGTGTTGGTGGCGGGATCGGATATGGAGGAACCTGTAGCCGACATCCTGCGCGGGGTGCTGGACGGGCACGTTGTGATGGATCGCAAAATCGCCGAACGCGGGAGGTTTCCGGCGATTGATTTGCTACGTTCGGTTTCACGCAGTCTGCCTGCGGCGGCAACGCCCGAGGAAAATGAATTGATCAGCAACGCGCGGCGTTTGCTGGGGGCATATGATCGGGCGGAAATGATGATTCAGGCGGGGCTGTACACCGCGGGGTCAGATCCGCTGATTGACGAGGCAATTAGCGTCTGGTCCAAACTGGATGCTTTTTTGGCCGAGGATGAGCAAGAGGGAACAGCGGCCAGTTTCTTGCGGTTGGCAAGCTGCCTGATGCAGGATCGGGAGGATACAGAGTCCGCCTAG
- a CDS encoding DUF1217 domain-containing protein, producing MFQPVLPLGGFAGWSFLTRTMDSQKGAYAKSPEVAREVKYFEENIGKVKTAEDLVSDRTLLKVALGAFGLSDDIDNKYFIRKVLEDGTLTDDALANKLSDKRYLKLSQAFGFGDYPVPSTGLSDFGSKITTAFKERQFEAAVGNQNENFRLAMGIDRDLAEIANKDLKEDTLWFTVMGNPPLRKVFETAFNLPTSFGSLDLDKQLATFKDKAQAAFGDSGIKQFATPEKQEDLTRLFLLRADVQALNVDTGGSQIALTLLQNMSNGRSGLF from the coding sequence ATGTTTCAGCCCGTGCTTCCCTTGGGCGGTTTTGCCGGCTGGTCATTTCTGACCCGGACGATGGACAGTCAGAAAGGCGCCTATGCAAAATCGCCCGAGGTTGCCCGCGAAGTGAAATACTTCGAGGAGAATATCGGCAAGGTTAAAACCGCCGAAGATCTGGTTTCGGACCGAACGTTGTTAAAGGTCGCATTGGGCGCGTTCGGGTTAAGCGATGATATCGACAACAAGTACTTCATTCGCAAGGTTCTAGAGGATGGCACCCTGACCGACGATGCCCTGGCCAACAAGCTGTCAGATAAGCGATATCTAAAGCTGTCACAGGCCTTTGGATTCGGCGATTACCCCGTCCCAAGTACCGGATTAAGCGACTTTGGTTCCAAAATTACCACGGCTTTCAAAGAGCGGCAGTTCGAAGCAGCGGTTGGTAACCAGAATGAAAACTTCCGGCTGGCAATGGGGATCGACCGCGATCTGGCCGAAATCGCGAATAAGGACCTTAAGGAAGATACGCTGTGGTTTACTGTGATGGGAAACCCGCCATTGCGCAAAGTATTTGAAACCGCGTTTAACCTGCCGACATCCTTTGGCTCGCTTGATCTGGACAAACAGCTTGCCACCTTCAAGGACAAGGCGCAGGCCGCTTTTGGCGACAGCGGGATCAAACAGTTTGCCACGCCCGAAAAACAAGAAGACCTGACGCGCCTGTTCCTGTTGCGTGCGGATGTTCAGGCACTCAACGTGGACACCGGCGGTAGCCAGATCGCCCTTACCTTGTTGCAAAACATGTCGAACGGTCGCAGCGGCCTGTTCTAG
- the flbT gene encoding flagellar biosynthesis repressor FlbT — protein MSGLVLKLGPKERVLINGAVIENGDRRSRLSIVTPNANILRLRDAIHPEEVNTPVRRVCYIAQLVLSGDAQKEDAKLQLLRGIEQLSQVLTDHDSRTLLTTASEEVLDGKYYQALKALRGLLPREERLLAAARV, from the coding sequence ATGAGCGGACTTGTCCTGAAACTTGGCCCGAAAGAGCGGGTTTTGATCAATGGTGCCGTGATTGAAAACGGTGACCGGCGCAGCCGCCTGTCCATCGTCACGCCCAATGCAAACATTCTGCGCCTGCGTGATGCCATCCATCCGGAAGAGGTGAATACACCTGTGCGGCGGGTTTGCTATATTGCCCAACTGGTTTTGTCGGGCGATGCCCAAAAGGAAGACGCAAAACTGCAACTTCTGCGCGGGATTGAACAGCTTAGCCAGGTTTTGACCGACCATGACAGTCGCACTTTGTTGACCACCGCCTCGGAAGAGGTGTTAGATGGGAAATATTATCAGGCCTTGAAAGCCTTGCGCGGATTGCTGCCCCGCGAAGAACGCTTGCTTGCGGCGGCGCGGGTCTGA
- the flaF gene encoding flagellar biosynthesis regulator FlaF, producing MAKTAYANSSAPTRTPRSIEYDAFARITHRLKSASQGDSFTALAAALHENNKLWTLLAADVSDKDNALPESLRGRIFYLFEFTAQHGRKVLHKEASVDVLVDINTAIMRGLRSKEGVS from the coding sequence ATGGCCAAAACGGCCTATGCCAATTCTTCGGCCCCGACACGCACCCCACGCAGCATCGAATACGATGCTTTTGCCCGAATCACACATCGTTTGAAATCCGCCAGCCAGGGCGACAGTTTTACAGCCCTTGCAGCAGCATTACACGAGAACAATAAATTGTGGACTTTGCTGGCAGCCGATGTGTCCGACAAGGACAACGCACTCCCGGAATCCCTTCGCGGTCGCATTTTCTATCTTTTCGAATTTACAGCCCAACATGGCCGCAAGGTTTTACACAAAGAGGCCTCGGTTGATGTACTGGTTGATATCAACACAGCCATCATGCGCGGCTTGCGCAGCAAGGAAGGTGTGTCATGA
- a CDS encoding flagellin encodes MSSILTNTSAMVALQTLQSINSNLESVQGEISTGKSIASAKDNSAIWAISKVMESDVNGFKAISDSLSLGESTVAVARQASETVTDLLTQIKGKVVAAQEDNVDRAKIQTDIAALTKQVTSVVNAAQFNGLNLVDGNITSTNTDGNTGIDILSSLDRAADGSVTSSSIGVASQNLSLTAGTALTAAAANVGTDAGTAGVIDANDGGTNDSIKLDTFAFLDNSGAATGTAALARGTAGLDNTVATGLMEGDLMTFQVGTTEAQYTVRAGDTAEAIVAGMKSALQDSGISATDFTMDIDTVAGELKITNNTNADVAFSFSSSRGSGGLSGLAAIDVSTGAGATAALGSIENLINTSIDASASFGSVQGRIETQNSFIGKLSDSLKSGIGSMVDADMEAASARLQALQVQQQLGVQALSIANQAPQSVLSLFR; translated from the coding sequence ATGTCCAGTATTCTGACAAACACCAGCGCCATGGTTGCGCTGCAAACTCTTCAATCCATCAACTCCAACCTGGAAAGTGTTCAGGGGGAAATTTCAACGGGCAAATCCATTGCCTCGGCCAAGGACAACTCGGCGATTTGGGCCATTTCCAAAGTCATGGAATCCGACGTCAACGGTTTCAAGGCCATTTCCGACAGCCTTTCGCTGGGGGAATCGACCGTTGCTGTGGCGCGGCAGGCGTCGGAAACGGTTACAGACCTTCTGACCCAGATCAAAGGCAAGGTGGTCGCGGCACAGGAAGACAATGTTGACCGCGCCAAAATCCAGACTGACATTGCCGCGCTGACCAAACAGGTCACTTCGGTGGTCAATGCGGCCCAGTTCAACGGGTTGAACCTGGTTGATGGCAACATCACTTCAACCAACACCGACGGCAACACCGGTATCGACATTCTCTCATCGCTGGATCGCGCTGCGGATGGTTCCGTGACGTCCAGTTCGATCGGCGTTGCATCGCAAAACCTGTCATTGACAGCGGGCACGGCATTGACGGCAGCAGCAGCCAACGTCGGGACCGACGCAGGCACTGCAGGTGTGATAGACGCAAATGATGGCGGCACCAACGATTCAATCAAGCTGGATACATTTGCTTTCCTTGATAACTCTGGGGCTGCAACAGGTACTGCGGCCCTTGCCCGTGGAACCGCAGGATTGGACAACACCGTTGCGACCGGTCTTATGGAAGGTGATCTGATGACCTTCCAGGTTGGCACGACCGAGGCACAATACACTGTGCGCGCGGGGGATACCGCCGAAGCGATCGTGGCAGGCATGAAATCCGCGCTGCAGGATTCGGGTATCAGTGCAACCGATTTCACCATGGATATCGACACGGTAGCCGGTGAGTTGAAAATCACTAACAACACCAATGCCGATGTGGCCTTCAGCTTCTCGTCTTCGCGCGGTTCTGGCGGCCTGTCCGGTCTGGCTGCAATTGATGTCTCCACCGGTGCCGGTGCTACGGCTGCACTGGGGTCGATCGAAAACCTGATCAACACCTCGATTGATGCTTCGGCCTCTTTCGGTTCGGTTCAGGGTCGGATTGAAACCCAGAACAGCTTTATCGGCAAACTGTCGGATTCGCTGAAGTCGGGTATCGGCTCGATGGTGGATGCGGACATGGAAGCGGCTTCGGCCCGCTTGCAGGCCTTGCAGGTTCAACAGCAATTGGGCGTTCAGGCGTTGTCGATCGCGAACCAGGCACCGCAATCGGTTCTGTCACTGTTCCGGTAA
- a CDS encoding flagellar biosynthesis protein FlgN encodes MHNNTLATFDALEDFLDKEHQAILNGSLKDMGRIAKEKEALLDKGAFLAPDRKTLEQVRRKVDRNHTLLAAAIRGVRAVSNRLEVLRNGSGEFDTYDKSGQRTSLGGHKGNLYRRA; translated from the coding sequence ATGCACAATAATACGTTGGCAACATTCGATGCACTTGAGGATTTTCTGGATAAGGAACATCAGGCAATCCTGAACGGGTCACTCAAGGATATGGGCCGGATTGCCAAAGAAAAAGAAGCATTGCTGGATAAGGGGGCATTTCTGGCACCGGATCGCAAAACGCTGGAACAGGTTCGGCGCAAAGTTGACCGGAACCACACCCTGCTGGCAGCCGCAATTCGCGGTGTCCGCGCCGTTAGTAACCGGCTTGAGGTCCTGCGCAACGGATCGGGCGAATTCGATACTTATGATAAATCCGGTCAGCGTACATCACTGGGTGGCCATAAAGGAAATCTGTATCGGCGGGCCTAA
- a CDS encoding rod-binding protein, whose protein sequence is MAPITPVSSPANQLQPEKRDAALFQAAKDLEASFLAEMLKSAGFGKSRDANGGGIGEDQFGSFLRQEQAKDMVKQGGIGLAESLYEALKEQEDAQ, encoded by the coding sequence ATGGCCCCCATTACACCGGTTTCATCCCCCGCGAACCAACTGCAACCCGAAAAACGCGACGCCGCATTGTTTCAGGCCGCCAAGGATCTGGAGGCTTCTTTTCTGGCAGAGATGCTGAAATCAGCAGGGTTCGGAAAATCGCGTGATGCAAACGGGGGCGGGATTGGCGAAGACCAGTTTGGATCGTTTCTGCGGCAAGAACAGGCCAAAGACATGGTGAAACAGGGTGGAATCGGATTGGCCGAAAGCCTGTACGAAGCACTAAAGGAGCAGGAAGATGCACAATAA